Proteins from a genomic interval of Zonotrichia leucophrys gambelii isolate GWCS_2022_RI chromosome 5, RI_Zleu_2.0, whole genome shotgun sequence:
- the TMEM229B gene encoding transmembrane protein 229B isoform X1: MDTECCWGECRRMAAAEPLTAFSRWYLYAIHGYFCEVMFTAAWEFVVNFNWKFPGVTSVWALFIYGTSILIVEKMYLYLKDKCNILVRCFIYTLWTYLWEFTTGLILRQFNACPWDYSQFDFDFMGLITLEYAIPWFCASFIMEQLVIRNTLRLRFDETAEPGAPTTPVALANGHVKTD; the protein is encoded by the coding sequence AGTGCTGCTGGGGTGAGTGCAGAAGAATGGCTGCGGCAGAACCTCTGACCGCTTTCTCACGATGGTACCTCTATGCCATCCACGGCTATTTCTGTGAGGTGATGTTCACTGCTGCCTGGGAGTTTGTGGTCAATTTCAACTGGAAGTTCCCCGGTGTTACCAGTGTGTGGGCACTCTTCATCTATGGCACCTCCATCCTCATTGTGGAGAAGATGTATCTGTATCTCAAAGACAAGTGTAACATTTTAGTGCGCTGCTTCATTTACACACTGTGGACATACCTCTGGGAGTTCACCACTGGCCTCATCCTGCGCCAGTTCAATGCCTGCCCATGGGACTATTCCCAGTTTGATTTTGACTTCATGGGCCTGATCACCCTGGAGTATGCCATCCCATGGTTTTGTGCTTCTTTCATCATGGAGCAGCTGGTGATCAGAAACACCCTGCGCTTACGATTTGATGAGACTGCCGAGCCTGGGGCCCCCACCACGCCTGTTGCCTTGGCCAATGGCCACGTGAAGACAGATTGA
- the TMEM229B gene encoding transmembrane protein 229B isoform X2, producing the protein MAAAEPLTAFSRWYLYAIHGYFCEVMFTAAWEFVVNFNWKFPGVTSVWALFIYGTSILIVEKMYLYLKDKCNILVRCFIYTLWTYLWEFTTGLILRQFNACPWDYSQFDFDFMGLITLEYAIPWFCASFIMEQLVIRNTLRLRFDETAEPGAPTTPVALANGHVKTD; encoded by the coding sequence ATGGCTGCGGCAGAACCTCTGACCGCTTTCTCACGATGGTACCTCTATGCCATCCACGGCTATTTCTGTGAGGTGATGTTCACTGCTGCCTGGGAGTTTGTGGTCAATTTCAACTGGAAGTTCCCCGGTGTTACCAGTGTGTGGGCACTCTTCATCTATGGCACCTCCATCCTCATTGTGGAGAAGATGTATCTGTATCTCAAAGACAAGTGTAACATTTTAGTGCGCTGCTTCATTTACACACTGTGGACATACCTCTGGGAGTTCACCACTGGCCTCATCCTGCGCCAGTTCAATGCCTGCCCATGGGACTATTCCCAGTTTGATTTTGACTTCATGGGCCTGATCACCCTGGAGTATGCCATCCCATGGTTTTGTGCTTCTTTCATCATGGAGCAGCTGGTGATCAGAAACACCCTGCGCTTACGATTTGATGAGACTGCCGAGCCTGGGGCCCCCACCACGCCTGTTGCCTTGGCCAATGGCCACGTGAAGACAGATTGA